DNA from Candidatus Sysuiplasma acidicola:
GAAGAAATTAGCGAATATGGCCAGGATGACAAGTTCCTTCAGAAATGTATTCGACAGGAGCTCGGCGAAGCCTTCTTTCATCGAATGATAGAAGCGGATAGACTTGGACTGTTTGACTTGAAGCTCATAATGCACCGGGAGAAAAACAGCCCCAGAAAGAAGAAAGAGAAGTATCAGAGCAAATATCGCAGACAGGAAGCCGATATATATAAAATATGCAGATAACAGATATCCAATCAGAATGGCAGAAGATGCTATGGCCCTCCTTACCGCAGAACCTTTCTTTATCTGGTTCCCTCTCAATAGTGATTTGTCAAAAAAAGAGGCTGAAGTGTCCTGGACATCATCGCTCAATCCATACAGAAATGCGGCTGCGAGTATAGAGACGGAGAATAAGAGGTAGAGTTTTGATTCAATGGAGATAATGAGTATGGCGCCTGCAGCCGCCAGTCCGACTACACCCATCAGGAAGACTGCTTTCTTAGCAACAGTTCTGTCGACGAAAGTTCCTGTGAAGAAGCTCAGAAGCAGAGGAATGGAAATGAGCCCTTCTGCAATGCCGGTGAAAAGGGATGAACCAGTGATGGACAGAACCATCCAGGGGAAAAAAACCGAAAAGAGGCCACCACCTACAGCGATGAAGAATTTTGAGGTCGCGAATAACCTGAAACTCAGAGATAGCGGTAATACCTCTTCCTCAACCCGCGCCTCCATGTTTTCACCTGATCCGCAAATGGATAGGAAACTAAAGTCTGTCTTTGAGTCAAGAAGCCTGCGACATTTTCCAATTAGCGTCAAGCCTGACTCTCAAGAATATTGCAAGTTGGTACTGCTTTCATCACGTCTCCCTGGGTCGTCGCCGCGAAAAGAGGGCAACCGCCTCTGCATGATGAGGCAATTGGACACGAATTGCACCTAGGATCTCGGATTGTTCTGAACAATGCTGGTATTTTGTTCCTCCAAATGTCTTCAAGCGATTCATTCTTAATATTCCCAAACACAAAAACAGGATAGTCGTCTAGATATGAGCCTGCTACGTCACACAGTGACACTCTCCCATCGGGATGTACCCAAGTTCTTGAAATGTCACCCTCACAAGGATACGGATCTCCGAATCTCGCATCCCCAACAAACCAATGAGAATTTGCGTAATCAGCGCTCAAGAGGGCGGCATCTTTCCTTAATTTCATCATCGCATCAAGCGGAGGCAGCATATCTTGTGTTGCTCTTCCAAATAATTGAGTGCCAATTGCTCTAACGTCGTAAATGCCCATAGAATAGAGTCGCTCAAAAAGATCCAGTGTAGTTCCCACTGTTTGTTTGGTAATCGTTGCCCTGTTTGTGATGTGAAAACCTTCCTTTTTTAGATTATACCAGCCTTTGAGCATTCGTTCATACATCCCCTTCCTCCCAACAGTTGAATCGTACAATGATGGATCCATTGTGTCGATGCTCATTTGAATCCTGTCTAATCCTGACAGACGCAGATTCTTCGCAACGTTGGAAGTGACGTTTACACCTTTTGTAGAAACCGTTATGTCACGATAGCCTAGTTCAAAAGCTTCCTTTACCATAGTTGTAAGGTACCTGTAATCTATCGGATCCCCACCGCCAATATCCAGTCTTTCTGCCCCTAAATCAGCTGCTTCCCTGAGGACTCTCTTTACGAGGTTGAAGTCCATGGATTTTGGGGGAGTCAGGCTGTCTCCTGCCATCGCAAAACAGCATATACATTTGAGTGAACAGGCATACGACGGAGAAATTCCTAAAGTCATGATCTTCTCTGGTATTAGTGCCCTTTCTGGTCTGATCGATAGGAATTGACTCGGATCAGGTAATGACTTATTGAGTTGAATTCGTTGTGGAAGGGTTATGAGTATTTTATTACTCACAGAAGTCAGAAAAGCATTGACGTCTTCCCTGCATTTTTCTTTATCTTTACCGTAGTTTCTTTCAACTTCAATCACTATGTCTTCTTCCGTTCTACTACCATCACACATTGACAAAACAAAGCTTTCTGTTCCAGTAAGCAACATGTGCATACCGTTACTTCTGTCGAATAACAATCCACCTTGACTCGTTTTAACAAGTTTCACATTAGGTTTAAGCAAAAGACTTCTCATTTTGTACCAATCCACCTTATTTGATTTTCCAAGAAGATATTAGTGACCCCTAAGTCGGGAAACGATTACAGGGGTCACTTTATTAGAATCTGTTTAAATTCCAAAGCAGCATTGCCAAGGGTTCAAGTCGCTTTCTTTCCACCACACATTGTGGTCAAACTTATATTCGGGGGATTTCACCAACCCGGACTTTTCCACCAAGTCACCTCCTTTTGAAACCTTAAGGACAAACCTTTATTTGACATGTTAGACTAACATGTTAGGGTGGGTAAAAAAGGAACGACCTATTTCATCTTTATTCGGTAACGTGAATGTATGATTCCATGCACATGCGGGCCAAACAGCCGTCCTGATGGTGCAGTTACGGCGCGAATCTAGTGTGAAAACAGACAGGAATATGTGTTTCCGCCGTGAGTGCATGATTCAGATCGTGCCTCACGGCTGCCGACTCGCTGTCATGAACCGTATCCCCGGCCCTGTTACGCTGTGATGTATGTCAGGCAGCCGAGATGTTGCCTGACACCGTGCTGTGCCCGAATCGCCGATGCGAACTGGCCGGCGATGAAGGTGAAGTGGCAGGTGCGATCGAATGCCTTCCTGCCCCGTTTCACCGGTCTCGAGTCGAGGAGTGTGTGAGACTTGCTCACACCGAACTGTCCTTCAGTTTTGCCGCTTCGCTCTCCACACTCGTGTTTGAACTCTTCAGGATGGGGAAAAAGTAGTCCATTGTCTACTCTGGTGTGCTTTCATGGCCTTCGAAAACTTGAAATGAAACAACCGATATTGGCATGCGAATCGCTCATCAGTTCCATTTCTGCTTAGATGGCTGTCGGTTGACAGTCTGAATGGTTGCGTCGTGTAGTAGGCTTCAGCTCTTACTTCACATCGTTTATTCGGGATCACATTCACAGGTCTGCGAAATCACAGGCAGCCTCGTGTCCTATCAAGATATCACATCTTATATCTGTGACTACCATTTATGAGGGACGATAAGAAACTATATTTGTCTTATACCGATATATGGTATAAGTCTGGGCGGACCCATCAATCTGCGATTCTCCATCGTTTCTTCTTTGCGGGGTAGTTGGGCGCCACAGAGACGCGTTTGTTTCCAGAGAAACTCATCGAGCACCTTGAGCTAATGCAAGAATCAAGAGTATCTTCCAGGCACAATGGCAGTCCAATTGTGTGCAACGTGTTTCGGATGCCATGACGGGCAAAAAAAACGCGCAATCTTATTAATCAGGAATTGATGTGTGAAACCGGCAACAGAATCAGAGGATAACTGAGCATCATATAATGGCAGAGATGTACGGCACATATTCGGGCAGATACACAGATATGAATTGGACAGGGCTGCTGTAATGTGTTTCCGCACATAAGTTAAACAATGCAACCAGAGGAGGTAAAACTGATGAATGAAAGTGGTTCCGCAGATAAGGGCGACAGGAAAAGGGCAAGAAATATTCAAGAATGGTGGCCAGACAGATTGGACCTAAAGGTTCTTCGGCAAAATTCATCCAAATCCAACCCGATGAGCGGGGATTTTGATTATAGAAAGGAATTCGAGAGCCTGGATTATGCGGCATTGAAGAAGGACATAGCCGAGCTGCTGACCAAGTCGCAGGATTGGTGGCCCGCCGATTTCGGTAACTACGGGCCCCTGTTTATCAGGATGGCATGGCACAGCGCCGGGACATACAGGATCGGTGACGGGAGAGGCGGCGGCGGATCGGCGCAACAGCGCTTTGCACCTATCGACAGCTGGCCTGACAATGTACTGCTGGACAGAGCCAGAAGGCTCATCTGGCCAATTAAGCAGAAATACGGCAGAAAGATCTCATGGGGCGATCTGATCATCCTTACCGCCAATGTGGCGCTGGAGACCATGGGTTTCAAGACCTTTGGATTTGGTGGCGGCAGGGAAGACGTTTACGAACCGGATGAATCGGTCTACTGGGGAAGCGAAGAGCAGTGGCTTGGCGATAAACGCTACACAGGGGATAGAGAACTTGAAAAGCCGCTCGCCGCAGTACAGATGGGACTCATTTATGTCAATCCAGAAGGTCCGAATGGCGTTCCAGATCCTCTTGCAGCAGCAAAGGACATTCGGGAAGCATTTTCCAGAATGGCGATGAACGATGAGGAGACAGTTGCACTCATTGCGGGAGGCCACACCTTCGGAAAGACCCACGGAGCCGGCCCCGTTTCCTACGTCGGTCCGGAACCGGAAGCCGCGCCGATAGAAAATCAGGGAATAGGATGGGTAAGCACATACAGGTCCGGTAAAGGCGGCGACGCCATTGGTGGTGGGCCGGAAGTCATTTGGACAAGAACACCCACAAAGTGGAGCAATAATTTCTTTGAAACACTCTTTGGTTATGAGTGGGAGCTTACAAAGAGTCCTGCTGGTGCGTATCAGTGGGTCGCCAAGGATGGCGCGGGAGCAAATACAGTTCCGGATGCGCACGACCCGAATAAGCGTCACTCACCAACTATGCTCACCACAGATCTTTCACTGCGTTTTGACCCAATTTATGGAAATATCTCCAAGCGTTATTTCGAACATCCGGACGAGTTTGCCGATGCATTTGCAAGAGCATGGTTCAAGCTAACACATCGCGACATGGGGCCGAAGGTGAGATGTCTCGGGCCTGAGGTGCCTGCTGAAGATCTAATATGGCAGGATCCGATTCCGGCGGTTGATCACAAACTGGTGGATGAAAGGGACGTGTCCGAACTTAAGGGTGCCATCCTCAATTCGGGTCTTAGTGCACGTGAGCTTGTGTACACGGCGTGGTCCTCGGCTTCGACATTCAGGGGCGGCGACAAGAGAGGAGGCGCCAACGGTTCACGCATAAGATTCGAGCCGCAGAGAAGCTGGAAATGCAATGAACCGGAACAGTTGAAAAGAGTCCTTGACGTCCTGGAAACAATCAGGGAAGAATTCAACTCCAAGGCAAAAGACGGCAAGAAGATATCACTTGCAGATATCATAGTTCTTGCGGGTAACGCTGCCATAGAGAAGGCTGCCGGTGATGGAGGGTTCAGCATCAAAGTACCGTTCGCCCCGGGAAGGATGGATGCTCTGGAAGAGCAGACTGATGCAGCATCTTTTGCCGTACTGGAGCCCAAAGCTGACGGCTTCCGTAACTACACATTTGATTCCGGAGGAGTGAAGAATGAAGAATTCCTGCTCGTTGACAAGGCACAACTTCTCACCCTCACGGTACCAGAGATGGTTGTTCTGGTTGGAGGAATGAGGGCACTGGATGCGAATTTCGGTCATTCTCCGAATGGCATATTTACAGAGCGTCCCGGTGTGCTTACCAACGACTTCTTCGTCAACCTGCTTGACATGGGTACCACATGGAAAGCGAAGAATGAATCGGGGACTCTTTTCGAAGGGAGGGATGAAAAGACCGGGAAGATCAGGTGGACAGCGAGCCGTGTTGATCTGATTTTTGGGGCACACTCTGAGTTGCGCGCAGTTGCCGAGGTCTACGGAAGCAACGACGGAAAAGAGAAGTTCGTGAAGGATTTTGTGGCAGCTTGGGCCAAGGTAATGAACCTGGACAGGTTCGATCTCAGGCGATAATGCCGGTCGGAACCCAATCACAGAGGGCGTTAATCATTCAAACCTTTTCCATTAAGAATTTTCTGCACATATTTCTCGATCCTCGATTCCCTGGTCTTGGACAATTTGGGCGCAGAAAAGGGGAGAATGTATGCTCTCTGCCGCCCCGGTGTCAATGCCTCGAACGCAGTTTTCAGAGCCGGCAATTCCTGAAGTAATTGTGAAGCAATGAAAATCGTTGTTGTAAACAGTGGGCTCCGTTAGAAAATTTCCACAGTCGATGAAAGAGTTTGTACTCCAATCAATACAATGAACTGCTTCCAAACCCGAAGCATCAACTCTTTGATCTCTGACTCTCGAATGTATACTTCCAGCTTGAAGGAATCACGCCTTCCCTGATATAGTACTTTGACAGCCTTCTGATTTTGGACTCGATAAGTTGCAGACCCCTTGTCGAACTCAAATCGCCTCTGTTCTCACTGATGTGTTGAGCCACCCCTTTTGCCCTTTCAATAAGGGACGAAAGATCTTCCGGAATCGGAGCGGTAATGCCGGCCTCCTCGAGTGTCTGCACTATCGTTTTTCCAGTCAGCAGAAGAACGTTGGGTATGCCATATTGGTCACGTAACGAGAGACCTATCTGTGAAGGTGGTTTTCCGAGCTTCCCCATCTGTATTATAAGTTCTTTGACCTCTTCGGGTTGTGACTGTACCCAGGAAGGGCTAGACGAAACCATGGGTTTCCTTGACGCGGCCTTCCCCTTTCTGCTTGAGTGCATTCTGGACATCTGCATCCTCGGTTATTTGTTGCCATTATGCTACTAATATTTAATCAGTGCGGATGCTAAACATTGCAACCCAGAAAACCGTCCTAACAAACAACAACGTTCGTCCCACAGCCAAAACATGTTATTTTTCGGTTCACAAAGAGTTAAATTGCCATCCCAGTTAACGCTCCCCGATGTCGATCGGTCTTGAATATGAACCAAATGAGGTCAGAAGCAGATTCGAACTTCCCAACGCCAAGCCCATGTACCCCAGAGACATAAACTTCAGAATAATCAACATGAAACTGCAGATAGCAGTCCACATTACAGAAAGAAGCATCAAAGGAAAGGTCGAATACAATCTGGAGAAACTGGATCTCGTCTCGCTCGATGAAATTGTGCTTGATGCAAAGGAACTGGACATAGAGGAAGTAACGTGCCAGGGCAGACAGGCAAAATTCGAGCATGTGGGAGGAAAATTGCACATATCGCCGGGAAAAATTGAGGGAAAAAAGATCGATGTCGGTTTAAAATACAGCGGCAGACCGGAGGCGGGCATCTATTTCGTCACGCCGGATGATGATCATCCCGCGAGAGCACTGCAGGCATGGTCGCAGGGGGAAGATGAATTCTCCAGTTACTGGTTTCCGTGCTTTGACTATCCGAATATGAAGTACACGACTGAAATATGGATAACTGTGGCGCCGGGGCTGATTGCCGTTTCAAATGGCAGACTGTTGAAAACTGTCGAGGACAGGAAATCCGGCATGAAGACATTTGTATGGGGCGAAAGTGCGCCTCATTCCAGTTATCTAAACTCAATTGCCATAGGCGATTTCGCTTTAATAGAGGACAAATGGAAGTCCATACCCGTACAATATTACGTCCAGAAAGGAAGAGAGGAAGAAGCCAGGAGATCGTTCCACAAGACGCCAAAGATGATTGAGCATTTTTCAAAACTCATCGGCGTGGACTATCCGTACGAAAAGTATGCCCAGGTAGCCGCGTCTGAATTCATATGGGGAGGGATGGAAAACATAAGCGCGACCACTCAAACCGACGAAACACTGCATGATGAGAGAGCCGAAACCGATTTTCCAAGTCACGGTCTTGTCGCCCACGAACTAGCACACCAGTGGTTCGGTGACCTGCTTACCACAAAGGACTGGTCTAATGTCTGGCTCAACGAAGGTTTCGCAACATACTTCGATGGATTGTTCAGGGAGCATGATGAAGGGGCAGAGGAATTGGAAATGTTTCTTTATCAGCAGGCAGAGAATTACTTCAAGGAAGACGCGGAAAACTACAGAAGACCGGTTGTGCAGAGAGAATACCTGATACCTACGGAAATGTTCGACAGGACCACCTACCAGAAAGGAGCCCTGGTTCTGCATATGCTCCGGAAGGAACTGGGGGACGAACTTTTTTTCCGATCAATCAACAGATACTGC
Protein-coding regions in this window:
- a CDS encoding PqqD family peptide modification chaperone, with translation MRSLLLKPNVKLVKTSQGGLLFDRSNGMHMLLTGTESFVLSMCDGSRTEEDIVIEVERNYGKDKEKCREDVNAFLTSVSNKILITLPQRIQLNKSLPDPSQFLSIRPERALIPEKIMTLGISPSYACSLKCICCFAMAGDSLTPPKSMDFNLVKRVLREAADLGAERLDIGGGDPIDYRYLTTMVKEAFELGYRDITVSTKGVNVTSNVAKNLRLSGLDRIQMSIDTMDPSLYDSTVGRKGMYERMLKGWYNLKKEGFHITNRATITKQTVGTTLDLFERLYSMGIYDVRAIGTQLFGRATQDMLPPLDAMMKLRKDAALLSADYANSHWFVGDARFGDPYPCEGDISRTWVHPDGRVSLCDVAGSYLDDYPVFVFGNIKNESLEDIWRNKIPALFRTIRDPRCNSCPIASSCRGGCPLFAATTQGDVMKAVPTCNILESQA
- a CDS encoding 30S ribosomal protein S15, which gives rise to MSRMHSSRKGKAASRKPMVSSSPSWVQSQPEEVKELIIQMGKLGKPPSQIGLSLRDQYGIPNVLLLTGKTIVQTLEEAGITAPIPEDLSSLIERAKGVAQHISENRGDLSSTRGLQLIESKIRRLSKYYIREGVIPSSWKYTFESQRSKS
- the katG gene encoding catalase/peroxidase HPI, which codes for MNESGSADKGDRKRARNIQEWWPDRLDLKVLRQNSSKSNPMSGDFDYRKEFESLDYAALKKDIAELLTKSQDWWPADFGNYGPLFIRMAWHSAGTYRIGDGRGGGGSAQQRFAPIDSWPDNVLLDRARRLIWPIKQKYGRKISWGDLIILTANVALETMGFKTFGFGGGREDVYEPDESVYWGSEEQWLGDKRYTGDRELEKPLAAVQMGLIYVNPEGPNGVPDPLAAAKDIREAFSRMAMNDEETVALIAGGHTFGKTHGAGPVSYVGPEPEAAPIENQGIGWVSTYRSGKGGDAIGGGPEVIWTRTPTKWSNNFFETLFGYEWELTKSPAGAYQWVAKDGAGANTVPDAHDPNKRHSPTMLTTDLSLRFDPIYGNISKRYFEHPDEFADAFARAWFKLTHRDMGPKVRCLGPEVPAEDLIWQDPIPAVDHKLVDERDVSELKGAILNSGLSARELVYTAWSSASTFRGGDKRGGANGSRIRFEPQRSWKCNEPEQLKRVLDVLETIREEFNSKAKDGKKISLADIIVLAGNAAIEKAAGDGGFSIKVPFAPGRMDALEEQTDAASFAVLEPKADGFRNYTFDSGGVKNEEFLLVDKAQLLTLTVPEMVVLVGGMRALDANFGHSPNGIFTERPGVLTNDFFVNLLDMGTTWKAKNESGTLFEGRDEKTGKIRWTASRVDLIFGAHSELRAVAEVYGSNDGKEKFVKDFVAAWAKVMNLDRFDLRR
- a CDS encoding MFS transporter, coding for MEARVEEEVLPLSLSFRLFATSKFFIAVGGGLFSVFFPWMVLSITGSSLFTGIAEGLISIPLLLSFFTGTFVDRTVAKKAVFLMGVVGLAAAGAILIISIESKLYLLFSVSILAAAFLYGLSDDVQDTSASFFDKSLLRGNQIKKGSAVRRAIASSAILIGYLLSAYFIYIGFLSAIFALILLFLLSGAVFLPVHYELQVKQSKSIRFYHSMKEGFAELLSNTFLKELVILAIFANFFFGMISVGFAVLVRLYFHLPVLYYSIVLISLQLGAIGGSIVSGRLKRLSGAFLILSLLLWGILFSLIAIVSLFKYYDPIPITIFFIGFISGINNVALNVMMLKRTSQEKIGRIFGSLKTALVGVTFASGATVGALMSFISPPIVILLMGSGMLILAAVALLGFENVRKTSI